The sequence ATAGCGGGCCGCGTAAATTTCCAGCTCCCGCGTCACCGCCTCCACGTATGCATCAAAGGCGGTCGCGTCGGTCGGCACCTGATAGCTCTCGTCGTACGGGGCACGCGTACGACAAAACGGGACATGGATATACAGGCCGGCCACAGCAACAAGCTACGATGGGAAACGAACGGCGCACCTACGACGGCAAAGGATCCTGCTCCTTCCACTGCTTAATTTCGACGTGCTCTTGGATAAGGTCAAGCGACTGAATGAGCATGGACCGTGAAAGCCGGCTGAGGCGCTTGTCATAGTCGCTCATCAGCACCGCATCCGTCGAGATCGTGGCAATGTGGCCCAGCACGACGTCGTTCTCGGGCGAGGCCACATCGGCCACCATCTGGTCGATGACGCGATACACAATGTCGCTGATGGCATGTTCGAGCAAGGTGCTTATCGTGCCGCCCACGCCCGGAATGCTCGCAATCGTGCCAATCTCGCGATTTTCGGACACGGCCTTCGCAATCACGCCATCAAGATACGTGCGAAAGTCCTCCTGATACTCCATGTACGCCTGCGCGGTGGCCTGCTGCAGCCGCTGCGTCACAATCTCGGTGAGCACGTCGCGCTGCGGCACAATGGCTTCGTTTACGATCTGCTCCGTCACCGGATGGCCTTCCCGAATGCCGTCTTTTACGCTCTCCAAGATGCGGGCGGCCACCCGGTCGGTAATCTCCTCGATGAGGGCCGCCCAGTACCGCAGCGCCGTCTGGTACACCGCCAGCTGCCGCACGTCAATCCACCCCAGGCGTTGCAGCTTGGGCACCATTGCAATGATGCGTAGCAGGCGCAGCGACCGGAGCGAGCCCACCGGAATGCACCCGAGCACGTCGTACCAGTGCGCAAACGGATAGTACCACCAGCGCTCGTAGGTGCCGCGCCGGATGGCCACGATCCACCGCACTGTAATTTCTACGATGAAGATCGAGACGAACCCCAGGTCGTACAAAATGAAATGCTCGTGCACGTACGTGCCATAGAACGCGTAAACGTTGGGGGCGTAGGCACTCAAAAGCCGTTGCACCGACGGCATGGTGTAGAGCCAGTCCACTGCGAGCAACGCCAGGTTGGCGCTAATAAGCACGAGCATGACACCATCGAGGACGAGCAGCCAGCGGGCCCGTTGAGAGTCGGTTGCAGCCATAAACACCACGCATCGTTCAGAAGAAACGGTCGATACAATATCGCAGAGCGCACGCCAAGATGAAACGCCGTTTGTAGCCGCCTATGCTGGATCTCCGGAAATTACACGAGCAACTGGCGGACTTCCGCACGCACGAGCGCACCATGCGCGACCGGCGGACCGAGCAGCTGGCTCGGGCCCGTGCGGCATTGGAAGCCTGCGCCGGCGCCGACTGGGCCGCGCTGCGCGACCGCGTGCAGGCCTGCGATCCAAGTCCGCTGGTGGCCGAGCTGCGCGACGACCCGACGGCGCGGTACGCGGCACCCGAGCGGCCCACGCCGCTCACCATCGTCGCGGCCGACGGGTCTCAGATCTACCCCGACCGCCACGTGGAGCCCACGTTCTTTCTGCTCAACATCAGCAAAATTGCGTTTCAGTACGGCACAACCGAACCACCGGTGCTGGATGCCGTGCCGGATTTGCACTTCCGCGAGCGCCTCGACGCCCACTTCGATGCAACCCTGGGCAGCGTAACGACCGAGGTGGTATCGGCGCTGCGCGACGAGGCCGAGCTGCGCATGCTGCTTGATACGGCGCGCGACGCCATCTGCGACGGCCGCCCGCTCGTGGCCCTTGCCGATGGCACGCTCATCCGCTGGATGCTGCGCGGCATGCGCAACCGCGCCGTCGAAGAGGAGCTCATCGCGCGTTATGCCTCCATGCTGCGCTCCTTCCGCGACGAGGCCCTGCCGCTGGCCTCGTACATCAGCCGCCCCGCGAACACCGAGGTGGTCAACTTTTTGCGCGTCGTGCTGGCCGAGATTGGCGCGCTGACGCCGCTTGTTGACACCGGCGCGGTGCCCGAGGGCGCGCCGCTAGAGGGCCTGCTCGATCGCACGCTCATGCAAGCGGTGTTGGATGTCGGCGAGCGCTCGGCGGTCTTTCAATCGACCTCGCACATTCAAGCCTCGTACGAGGCCGAAAGCGCCATCTGCTACGTGTACGTCAAGATCCCGGTGGGAGCGCACCGCAGCGAGATTGCGCGCATCGAGTGCCCGCGCTGGGTGGCCGACGCCCCGGCGCTGCTCGACACCATTCACGCGCTGGTGCTGGATGAATGCCAGAAGGGAGACGGCTACCCGATTGCGCTGTCTGAGGCCCACGAGCGCGCGGTGGTGCGCGCACCGGAGCGCGAGGCGTTCTTCCGCCTGCTCGACCGCACCTTCCGGCGCGATGGCCTGCCCGCCCAGGGCTCGCGCAAGCGCTTCAGCAAGCAGCGGCCCCGCGTGTAGCTTCCCCTCCATTCCTTGTTGTGCTATGCCTACCGATCCGTTTGGCGAAGTTGTAGAATCGACCACCCGACAGTTTACCGCCGAGGTGTACGCCGCGGCCGACCCGCCCGCGTTTGGCTCGTGGGTGATGGTGCCGGCCGACGATGGCGCCTCGTTGTACGGCCTGGTGAGCCATGTGGCCGTAGGCAGCTACGACGGCAACCGGCAGGCCGTGGCGCTGGGCCTTTCGGCGGAAGAGCGGAAGCGCGAGTTGCCCATGGTGCAAGAGCTCCTGCGCACCACGGTGCGCGCGCAAATCCTGGCGTATCGGCGGGGCCCCAACGCGCCCCTCCACCAAACGCTCCCCGCGCACCCGCCCGCCATGCATGCGTTTGTTGAGGCGTGCCCCGAGGACGCGGTGGCCGCGCTGGGCGCCCCGTACGACTTCCTCCGCACGCTCGTGCGGCACCCGGACCCCGCCGTGCCGGTCGACGACCTTCTGGTGGCCGTGCTGCAGCGCACCTACGCGGCCCACGGCGGGGCGCACGGCGGCCGCGATGCGCTCGTAACGGCCGGGCGGGCCCTCAGCCGGCTGCTGGACGACGACCACGAGCGGCTGCAGTCCATTTTGCGCCGCGTGTTGTAACACCGGCCTGCAGCGCTGCAGAATCCATTGCCCGGCCGTGCCCGTACGTCTACGGTCGATTCTTTTGCACAACCCCACACCCGCATGCTTTCTCTGGCCGTCATCCTTGTATTGAGCTACCTGGTGGGCTCCATTCCCGGAAGTGTTTGGGCCGGCAAAGCGCTGTACGGCATTGACGTACGCGAGCATGGCAGCGGCAATGCCGGCGCCACCAACACGTTTCGGGTGGTGGGGTGGAAGGCGGGCGTGCTGTCTACGGTTATCGACATGGGCAAGGGCGCGCTGGCGGCAGGCGGCTTTGCGCGGTGGATTCGCATCGACGCGCTGCCTATGTTTGGCGGCTGGGATGCACTCACCATCGTGGGGCTTCTCGCGGGCCTCGCGGCGGTGCTGGGGCACATGTTTCCGATCTGGGCGCGCTTTCAGGGCGGCAAGGGCGTGAATACGGCCGCGGGCATTCTGCTGGCCCTCTCGCCCATCTCCACCCTGCTTACGATGGCCGTTTTTCTCATCGTGCTGCTCACCTCGCGCTACGTGTCGCTGGCCTCCATGACCGGCGCGGTGGCCTTCCCCACCATCGTGGCGCTGCGGCGGTACGTGTTTGAAGCCGACGAGCCGCTGAGCCTGCTTCTCTTCGGAATCGTCGTTGCAGTCGCCATCATCGCGGCGCATCAATCGAACATTAAGCGCCTGTTGGCGGGCAACGAGAACCGGGTTGGATCATTCAAACCGGCGCAAGGGATGCACGGGCGCGGCGAAATTTGAGCGCGCCTCCACTGGCTTCTACGATCAACCTTCCGTTCCTGTGAACGCTCCGATCACGATTCTGGGCGCGGGCAGCTGGGGCACGGCGCTCGCGGTGCACTGGGCGCGCGCCGGGCGCGACGTTACGCTATGGACGCGCCGCCCCGCGGCGGCAGCTAGCATGCGCCACACGCGCCACAACCCGCGGTACCTGCCCGACGTGGCGCTCCCCGCGGGCGTCACGGTTACCTCCAGCCTCGCTTCAGCGGCGGAGGCATCGTCGCTGTGGGCGCTGGCCGTTCCGTCGCAGGCCATGCGGGCGCTCGTCCGGCAACTGATTCCGTTCCTGCATCCCGCGGTGCACCTTGTGTCGCTGGCCAAGGGGATTGAAAACGGCACGCTGTGCACCATGTCGCAGGTCATTGCCGATGTGCTGGGGCCCGCGGTGGACCACCGCGTGAGCGTGTGCTACGGCCCCAGCCATGCGGAGGAAGTGGCCCTCGACCAGCCCACGGCCGTGGTGGTGGCCGCGCCGCACCTCGACACCGCCGAGACGATCCAGGCCCGCTTCATGACCGACCGCCTGCGCGTGTACGTAAACACCGATGTGATGGGCGTTGAGGTGGGCGGCTCCGCCAAAAACGTCCTCGCTATCGCGGCCGGTATCAGCGACGGCGTTGGCTATGGCGACAACGCGAAGGCCGCGCTCGTCACCCGCGGCCTTGCCGAGATCAAACGGCTCGGGCTCGCCCTTGGCGCAAAGCCCGCTACCTTTGCCGGCCTCACCGGCATCGGCGACCTCGTGGTCACCTGCATGAGCGCACACAGCCGCAACCGCCACCTGGGCGAACAGATTGGCCGGGGCCACGCGCTGGCGTCCATCGTAGACCGCATGGACATGGTGGCAGAGGGCGTACAGACGACGGTGTCGCTCCGCGACCTGGCCGCCCGCCACGGCATCGAGATGCCCATTACCGCCGCGGTGTACGCCGTGCTCTTCGAGGGCCAGGCGCCCGAGGCCATGGTCGACGCCCTCATGACGCGCGACGCCAAACGCGAAAACTGGCGCCCCGAGCTCCTCGAATCGTAGCCCTGCCGCTTCTCCCCTGTTCACCAACCGCCCGCGCCCATGACGCTGCGCGAATTGCAACAACTGGTGGCCCTCGGCGAAGGCGTGAGTCTTGAGTTTAAGCGCCGCGTGCCGCGCGCGCCCCGCATTGCCAAAGAGGTGGTGGCGCTGGCCAACACCCACGGCGGGCGCATCCTGCTTGGCGTTGCCGATGACGGGACCATCACCGGCGTTAGCGATGCCAGCGAGGAGGCCTTTGCCTTCGATCAGGCCGTGGCCCAGTACACCGCCCCGCCCGTTCCGTACCGAACCGAGCGCATCGTCATTGCCCCGGGCCGCGACGTTCTCCTCGTGGTTGTGCCCGAAAGCGACCAGAAGCCGCACCGCCTCCTCAACGCAGCAGCCGCCGGCGATGGCACGCCGTACGTGCGCGTGAAGGAGATGAGCGTGGAGGCGAGCGACGAGTCGGTGCGCCTGATGCAAGCGGGCGACGCGACCAACGGTGTCACGTTTGCGTTCGGCGAAACCGAATCGCTCCTGATGCGCTACCTCGACGACTATGGCCGGATCACGGTGGCGCAGTTTGCCCAGTTGGCCGACGTGTCGACCGACGAGGCGTCGGTCATTCTTGTGCGCCTCGTGCGGGCCGACGTGCTGCGCCTACACGCCGACCGCGGCGCCGACTACTTTACGCTACGGTATTAGGCCGTTGGTTGTCACCCCTCGCGGGCTTTGCTGAGCCGTGTCACGGCACTGCGGGACAGGACCTGTCTTTATTCCAGCATGGAACGGTCTGTGCCACCTGCCGAGGCTTCGCGCCACGGGGTCGGCGCTACAAACGAACGGGAAAGCGCCGCAACGCGCTGCACGGTTGGCCCTGCACACCCGCAAACAGCTCAAGAGAATTACCCGATGTGAGCCAGGGAACGCCAACCGAAGCATACAAAAATTGTAATTTTTTTGTACTAAATCTAGATGACTTTGATAGCGCGGAGATACATCGATAGATTTATCATCAATCATAGAAGCGCTTCCATTACCAGGCCCATGTGTTGCAATGAGCTCCACCATTCTTCTAATTGGTACGCTCGACACCAAGGGAGAGGAATTTGCGTTTGCCCGCGACCAGATCGAGGCACGGGGGCACACGGCCGTACTGCTTGACGTGGGGGTGCTGGGCGCACCCACCGTTGAACCCACGATTCCCGCCCATGAAGTGGCTAAGGCCGCGGGTACTACGCTTGAAGCACTGCGCGAGGCCAACGATCGGGGGGCCGCCATGGATGCGATGACCGAAGGCGCAACAGCCATTGCGCGCGAACGGCTGGACACGCATGCCTTTGATGCCGTCCTGGGCCTCGGCGGCTCGGGCAATACGGCCGTAGCTACCGGGGTAATGCGGGCGCTGCCCGTAGGCCTTCCAAAAGTAATGGTGTCGACGATGGCATCGGGCGACACAGCCCCGTACGTCGGTGCAAAGGACATCACAATGATGTACTCGGTGGTTGATATTGCCGGGCTGAATCGCATCGCACGGCAAGTGATTGGCAACGCCGTAGGGGCAGCCTGTGGAATGGCCGAACAATCCATTTCCGCAGCCGACGATAAGCCGCTTGTGGCCGCGACTATGTTTGGCGTGACCACCCCGTGCGTAACGGCCGTGCGCAACCATCTTGAAGAGGAAGGCTACGAGGTGGTCACTTTCCATGCCACCGGGAGCGGCGGCCGCGCCATGGAGGGGCTCATCGAGGATGGGTTCATTGCCGGCGTGGCAGACATCACGACCACCGAGTGGTGCGATGAACTTGTGGGCGGCGTGCTGAGCGCGGGCCCCACGCGCCTCGACGCTGCCGGGCAAACGGGCACCCCGCAGGTCGTCTCTGTTGGGGCCCTCGACATGGTCAATTTTGGCCCTGTGGATACAGTGCCCGATGCGTTTCAGGAGCGCACCTTGTATCAGCACAATGCACAGGTCACGCTGATGCGCACCACGCCCGAGGAGAACGCCGAGCTGGGGCGTATTCTTGCCGAGAAGCTTAACGCTGCCACCGGCCCCACCGTACTCATGCTACCGCTCCGCGGCGTGAGCATGATCGATGCCCCTGATGAGCCGTTCCACGATCCCGCGGCTGACGCTGCTCTCTTCGATGCGCTTCGTGAGCACATTAACCCCACGTCCGTAGAGCTCGTGGAGGTGGATGCGCACATTAACGACAAGGCCTTTGCGAACGCATTGGCCACACGCCTGATCGATTTGCTTGATGGATGAGTGGTGTGCCCTTCTTCTAAAAAGCGGCATGCATGGGACGACAACCCACCCGATGCCCGGCCACAACAGAACAGGGCTTTCGCTTTTTCATCGTCCGCTTCTTTACACACGCTACGCCAACCGCCATGCCTTTTATTGAACGCAGTGAATCGTTGCAGCGCTTGCAATCGCAGGTAGACGCCGGTACGCCCCTTTTAGGTGCTGGAGCGGGCACTGGCATCTCGGCCAAGTTTGCCGAGCGCGGCGGCACCGACATCATCATCATCTACAACTCCGGCCGCTACCGAATGGGCGGGCGCGGCAGCCTTGCTGGTCTGCTTCCGTACGGTGATGCCAATGCCATCGTGGTCGACATGGCCCGCGAGGTGCTTCCCGTTGTGAGGGATACGCCCGTTCTTGCTGGCGTCTGCGGCACCGATCCGTTTCGCCTCATGCCGGCCTTCCTCCGCGAACTTAAAGAGATGGGCTTTGACGGGGTGCAGAACTTCCCGACGGTGGGCCTCATCGATGGTACCTTCCGGCAAAACCTGGAAGAGACGGAGATGAGCTTTCAGAAGGAGATTGACATGATCCGTTTAGCACACGAAATGGACTTCCTGACATGCCCGTACGTCTTTGACACCGAACAAGCAAAGGCCATGGCCACCGCCGGCGCCGACGTACTCGTGCCGCACATGGGCCTCACAACGAAGGGTGATATTGGAGCCGAAACGGCCCTCAATCTTGAGGAAGCCGCCGACCGTGTACAGGCCATGCACGATGCAGCAAAGGCCGTCAACCCCGATATCCTTGTGTTGTGCCACGGCGGCCCCATTGCCGAGCCGGACGACGCCCAGTACATTTTTGATCACACCGAAGGCGTCGTCGGGTTCTTTGGTGCTTCAAGCGTCGAGCGGCTGCCTACCGAACCGGCGATCGAACATCAGGCTCGTGCCTTCAAGGAGTTGAATTTTTAAGGTATCGAGCGGGTAGCGGTCCCTGGGGCTTCCATCCGTCCAACCGCCCCGCAATAAGTGACACAGTACGTTGATTCACACAATCAATCCTCAAATGCCATGCAACATATCGGACCTGCTGCCATCACAACCGCCGACGACGTCGATACGCTTCAGTTCGACTGGGGCACTCTTCAGATGCTCAGCGACCCGCACTCTACCGGGGCCGACAGCTCGAGCTTTGGCCTAGTGCACGTCCATCCAGGCAGCGGGCATGCCCGCCACAACCATCCGGAAGCCGATGAGATAATTTTCGTCCGCTCCGGGACTGGGACGCAGATGCTCGACGACAAAGACCCTGTTGCCATTGGGCCCGGAGACGCTATCTACATCCCGAAGGGCGTATATCATGCCACGCAGAATACGGGCGAGGAGTCGCTCGAACTCATTATCGTTTACACACCTGCCGGTCCCGAGCAGATTTTCCGCGATATGGAAGAGAGCACGATTATCCCGGCAGATGGGTAATCGGAAAAGGACCAGGCGTGCCGCCCCCACTTTTTGTTAAGGCTTCGTTGGTGTGATCCCATCGTCCCGCGCGGGCACACGCGTGCGTCGAGCGCTTATCCAGCGCCATCATCACTTGCCGGATTTGGCGTCGTCGACAAACACGAGATCGACTTCGCGCTTCTCGATATCGGCGCCGATGATTTTCACCTGCACGGTGTCGCCCGGCCGAAAGCTGCGGCCGTAGTTTTCGCCGCGCAGCGTGTACGTCGACTCATCGAACGCGTAGTAGTCGTCGTCCATTTCGCGCACGTGGACGAGCCCTTCTACCAAAAGGTCGGTGATCTCGACGAACACGCCAAACTTGGTGGCTCCGCTCACAACACCCTCGTAGGTATTGCCCACGTGGCGCGCGGCGTATTCCACCTTTTTCAGCTTCACCGACTCGCGCTCGGCCTGCTCGGCCTCGCGCTCTTGCTCTGAGCAGTGCTCGCAAATGGCGGTGAGCCGCTCTTCGTTGGCGGGTCGCCCGCCCGCGTGGTAACGCTTCAGGAGCCGGTGTATCGCCAGGTCGGGGTACCGGCGGATGGGGCTGGTGAAGTGCGTGTAGAAATCGAACGAGAGGCCGTAGTGGCCGATGTTGTTCACGTTGTACTCGGCCTTCGACATGGCCCGGAGCGCCGCCCGCCGGATGACGATCTCCTCGGCCGTGTCGCGGGCGGAGTTGATGAGCTGCGCAAGATCCTCGGAGTCCGCGTTGCCATCGGTAAGCGGGAGGGTGTGCCCAAAGACCTGAACGTACTCCGCCAGTTGACGAATGCGCTCGGCATCGGGCGTGTCGTGAATGCGATAGACAAAGGGCGGTGCGTTGTCGTCGAAGGGAGCGCCGTTGGCGGCATGGTCCTTCGCGTACGACGGGTCGCCGATGTGCGCCGCCACGGTGCGGTTGGCCAGTAGCATGAACTCCTCCACGAGCCGGTTGGCCGGCTTGCGGGTCTTGCGCACCACCTCTTGCGGTGTGCCGTCGTCATTGAGGATCACCTTGACCTCGTCGGAGCCGAAGTCGATGCCGCCGGTGCTCATGCGTTCCTTCGTCAGCTTCTCGGCCAGCCCCCAGGCGCGGCGCACGTGCGCCGCCATCGGCCCCGATTCGCCATCCAGGTAGGCCTGCGCCTCGTCGTAGGTGAGGCGCTGCTTGGAGTGGATGACGGTTTCGCGGATGTCGTACGACACCACCTCGCCTTGCGGCGTTACGTCCATGAGGCAGGAGAACGCCAGCTTGTCTTCGTGCGGCCGCAGCGAGCAGAGCCCGTTGGAGAGCTTCTCCGGCAGCATGGGAATGGTGCGATCGACGAGATAGACGCTCGTGGCGCGGTCGTAGGCCTCGTCTTCAATTGGCCCTTCGGTGGGCACGTAGTGGCTTACGTCGGCGATGTGGACGCCGACCTCGTAGTTGCCGTCGGGCTTCTGGAGGATGTGGATGGCATCGTCGAAGTCCTTGGCATCGTCCGGGTCGATGGTAAAGACGGGCTTCGAGCGCAAGTCGAGGCGGCGCTCGATCTCATCCGATGGAATCTCTTCGGGGATGGCTTCGGCGGCCGCGATGACCTCGTCGGGCAGCTCGGGGCGCACGTCCATGCTCATGGCCAGCGCCAGCACGCGCACGTTCGCATCGTCGGCATCGCCCAGCACGCGCAGCACGCGGCCTTCGGGCGAGGCTTTGCGGCTGTCAAACCGGTCGATGGACGCCACCACCTTCTGCCCATCTTCTGCGCCGTTGAACGCCTCCTCGGGCACGTACACATCCTGCAGCACGCGCTGATCGTCGGGGTCTACGAAGGCAAAGTGCCCCCGCTGCCGAAAGGTCCCCACCACCTGCGTGCGGCGGCGCTCCAGCACATCGAGCACCTCGCACTCGCGCTTTTTGTCGTCTTTCGAGCGCGCCGCGACGCCCACAAGCACCCGATCGCCGTCGAGGGCTTCGGCCATGTTGTGCTCGCGGATGAAGAACTCCTCGTCGCTCTCCTCATCTTGCACAAACCCAAAGCCCTGCGGATGCACCGAGAGGGTGCCCCGCTTGTGGTTGGGCTGCCGGTTGGCCTTGTACTTTCGCCCGTCGCGGCGCACCAGGTGACTGGCGCTCAGGTCGGCCAGGACGTCGCAAAACGCCAAAAAGTGATCGTTGTCGTCGTCGTACCCGAGCGCTTGCGCCAGCTCGTGCGAGCGATAGGCCGTGTCCGGATGGGCCCGCAGGTGTTCAAGGAGACGGCGGCGAATGGTATCGTCGGAGGGAGCAGCGGTATCGTGAGCCACGCAGGAATTCTTTTTGTCTACAAAGCAATATAGGAGAGATGATACCAACGTAGCGGCCACACGTTCAACGCCGATTCGATGAATCCGCAGCGGCGCCGGTGGCCGTGCCCTCCGAAGCGGGCGGCGCGGCGGTGCTGTCGGGCGATGTGGAGGCGCCGTCGGCCGTTGTGTCGTCGGACGTTGTGCCGCGGGCGGCCGTTCGGTCGGGCAGGAGCCATCCAAACACGCGGTACAGCAGCCGCTTCCACGTCGGAAATTCGGTTTGGTACGACAGGCGGGCCCCGGCGCTGGTGGTGAGGGTGCGCCCGCGCGTAAAGGTGTCGCCGGTGCGCCGGTAAAACACTTCGGCCGATACACGGCGGCTGAGCCGCACCTCCACCACAAACTCGCCCTGCGGGCCGCGCGTCTGGGTTTGCTCCTCCTCGTCGGCCGTGTACACCCCCTCGCCGCGGATGATGAGCCGCTCGTTGAGCAGGCGCAGCGCCACGCCGTAGATGATGTCCAGGTTCTGCGGATTTTCCCCCTGAATGCCCACGTTGAGGTCTACGTTGGGCAGCGCCTTGCTCAGGTAGCGGTTGAGCTGGCTCGCCACGAGCTGCGAGACGCTGTTAAAGGCCAGCTGGTTGCCCGCGCTGGCCAATCGGTTGCCGCCGGCTCCGGTATCGCCGGCCGAGGTGGTGGTGAGCAAGAAGGTGTTGGTGAGCAGCACGCTGGTGGCGTACTCGGTGGTCAGCTCGGGCTGGTTGAGGATGGCATCGAGCGTGCGCGTACCGACAAGCTGGGCCGGCTGGTCGCGATCAATGGCCAGTCCAAGGTCTACGCGCGGCACTTCGACGGTGCCCGTGATGAACAGCTCCACAATGACGGGGATGCGCGCGCTGCGGCTGTCGTAACCGGGCAAGCCCGCCGGCGCGGCCCGCGTGCGGTACGACGCGTTCAGGTTGAGCTGCGCGTTGATCGGGTCGCCCGTCCACGTAATCGTGCCGCCGTCAATCGCAAATTGCCGGACGAACACTTCCCCCGCGGTAAACAGGTACGAGCCGCCCTGCACATCGAAGCTGCCGTACACGTAGAAGGTGCCTTCGGTGCGTTGCAGCTGCACGCGGCCCGATCCGGTCGTGCGCACCACGTCGCCCACCACCGGATCGAAGGCGAGGTCGACCTGCGAGCCCTCGGGCGCTACAATGTTCAGGTTGATGTCGAGCCCATCGAGGAACGTCGGCTCCCCCTCGGGACGGTCGGCCAGCACATTGTCGCGCCGGTTAATCTCGCGCAGGTCCGGAAGTTGGCCGGTGGAGTCGGCAAAGATGATGAAGCCGCTATCCTCCGAAACGCCGCCTTCTATGACGGGGATGACGAGCCGACTGTTGGGCGTGGTACGTACGCGCGACGAGTACAGCCGCGCACTGGAGAGCGGGCCGACGAGGCGCACGGTGCCGCTCGCGCGGATGTCGCCGTAGAACGGCAGCGTCTGCGATTCGGCCACGTTGATGAACTGCATTTCTTGCAGGTCGCCGCGCAGGTTAAACGAGAAAAACTCGTAGTCGTTAAACAGCACCGAGCCGTTCATGGTAGCGCGGCCCTCGCCCTGGTCGCGCACTGTCACATCTTGCAGGTGGATGCCGCGCGCATCGACGCGCACCGGCCCGCTCACGTTGTAGGCCAACCCAAACTCGGGAACGGTGGCGTACCCGTTGGCCACGCGCAAATCGGCCTCAAACAACGGATCGGTGAGGTATCCGCCGATGCGGCCGGTGCCCGCCACGTAGCCATCGACAGTGCCCAGGTCGTCCTCGAAGATGTACTTGAAGAAAAAGAGATCGGCCTCGGCGATGTTAACCGACAGGTTGAGAGGCGTGCGGCCTGCAGTGCCTAGGCCTACGGTGCCCACCATACTGAGCGTGCTTCGGCGCGTATCGGTGAGGCCGCCGGGCACCAAGATGGGGACATCGACCGTCGTATCGGCCGGCGCCAGGCGCGCGTTGAGCCGCACGGCCTGCCGATCGAGTGCGTACTGGCTTGACACTGTGAGGCGCCCCAGCAGGTTTTGGTCGAGCGACAGGCGCTGCACGGCAAACGACCCGCTGAGCTCGGGTGCGCGCCATCCGCCGGTGAGGGCCGTGCGCCCGCTCAAGCTACCACCCAGCGGATGGTTCATCTGAGCGACCTGCGAGAACGGAAGGAGCCGCACGTTCGATGCCTCCACCGCCAAGGTGTCGGTTGGGTACGGCGAGAACGTGCCGTCCAGTTGAAGGCGCTGCACGCGGGCCGCGGCCGGCTGCGTGCTCTGAAACGTCAGGCGATCCATCTGCACGGCATCCCGGTAGAGGCGCACGGTGGGCGTTCCGCGCACTTCCCAGGCCACCGGCGGCACGGCAAGCGACAGCTCGCGGAGCGTTAGCGTGTTGTAGGCCGCGTGGGCTTGCACCGTGGCC comes from Salisaeta longa DSM 21114 and encodes:
- a CDS encoding phosphoenolpyruvate hydrolase family protein translates to MPFIERSESLQRLQSQVDAGTPLLGAGAGTGISAKFAERGGTDIIIIYNSGRYRMGGRGSLAGLLPYGDANAIVVDMAREVLPVVRDTPVLAGVCGTDPFRLMPAFLRELKEMGFDGVQNFPTVGLIDGTFRQNLEETEMSFQKEIDMIRLAHEMDFLTCPYVFDTEQAKAMATAGADVLVPHMGLTTKGDIGAETALNLEEAADRVQAMHDAAKAVNPDILVLCHGGPIAEPDDAQYIFDHTEGVVGFFGASSVERLPTEPAIEHQARAFKELNF
- the plsY gene encoding glycerol-3-phosphate 1-O-acyltransferase PlsY; the encoded protein is MLSLAVILVLSYLVGSIPGSVWAGKALYGIDVREHGSGNAGATNTFRVVGWKAGVLSTVIDMGKGALAAGGFARWIRIDALPMFGGWDALTIVGLLAGLAAVLGHMFPIWARFQGGKGVNTAAGILLALSPISTLLTMAVFLIVLLTSRYVSLASMTGAVAFPTIVALRRYVFEADEPLSLLLFGIVVAVAIIAAHQSNIKRLLAGNENRVGSFKPAQGMHGRGEI
- a CDS encoding RNA-binding domain-containing protein; this translates as MTLRELQQLVALGEGVSLEFKRRVPRAPRIAKEVVALANTHGGRILLGVADDGTITGVSDASEEAFAFDQAVAQYTAPPVPYRTERIVIAPGRDVLLVVVPESDQKPHRLLNAAAAGDGTPYVRVKEMSVEASDESVRLMQAGDATNGVTFAFGETESLLMRYLDDYGRITVAQFAQLADVSTDEASVILVRLVRADVLRLHADRGADYFTLRY
- a CDS encoding Tm-1-like ATP-binding domain-containing protein → MSSTILLIGTLDTKGEEFAFARDQIEARGHTAVLLDVGVLGAPTVEPTIPAHEVAKAAGTTLEALREANDRGAAMDAMTEGATAIARERLDTHAFDAVLGLGGSGNTAVATGVMRALPVGLPKVMVSTMASGDTAPYVGAKDITMMYSVVDIAGLNRIARQVIGNAVGAACGMAEQSISAADDKPLVAATMFGVTTPCVTAVRNHLEEEGYEVVTFHATGSGGRAMEGLIEDGFIAGVADITTTEWCDELVGGVLSAGPTRLDAAGQTGTPQVVSVGALDMVNFGPVDTVPDAFQERTLYQHNAQVTLMRTTPEENAELGRILAEKLNAATGPTVLMLPLRGVSMIDAPDEPFHDPAADAALFDALREHINPTSVELVEVDAHINDKAFANALATRLIDLLDG
- a CDS encoding NAD(P)H-dependent glycerol-3-phosphate dehydrogenase, producing MNAPITILGAGSWGTALAVHWARAGRDVTLWTRRPAAAASMRHTRHNPRYLPDVALPAGVTVTSSLASAAEASSLWALAVPSQAMRALVRQLIPFLHPAVHLVSLAKGIENGTLCTMSQVIADVLGPAVDHRVSVCYGPSHAEEVALDQPTAVVVAAPHLDTAETIQARFMTDRLRVYVNTDVMGVEVGGSAKNVLAIAAGISDGVGYGDNAKAALVTRGLAEIKRLGLALGAKPATFAGLTGIGDLVVTCMSAHSRNRHLGEQIGRGHALASIVDRMDMVAEGVQTTVSLRDLAARHGIEMPITAAVYAVLFEGQAPEAMVDALMTRDAKRENWRPELLES
- a CDS encoding cupin domain-containing protein encodes the protein MQHIGPAAITTADDVDTLQFDWGTLQMLSDPHSTGADSSSFGLVHVHPGSGHARHNHPEADEIIFVRSGTGTQMLDDKDPVAIGPGDAIYIPKGVYHATQNTGEESLELIIVYTPAGPEQIFRDMEESTIIPADG
- a CDS encoding DNA double-strand break repair nuclease NurA → MLDLRKLHEQLADFRTHERTMRDRRTEQLARARAALEACAGADWAALRDRVQACDPSPLVAELRDDPTARYAAPERPTPLTIVAADGSQIYPDRHVEPTFFLLNISKIAFQYGTTEPPVLDAVPDLHFRERLDAHFDATLGSVTTEVVSALRDEAELRMLLDTARDAICDGRPLVALADGTLIRWMLRGMRNRAVEEELIARYASMLRSFRDEALPLASYISRPANTEVVNFLRVVLAEIGALTPLVDTGAVPEGAPLEGLLDRTLMQAVLDVGERSAVFQSTSHIQASYEAESAICYVYVKIPVGAHRSEIARIECPRWVADAPALLDTIHALVLDECQKGDGYPIALSEAHERAVVRAPEREAFFRLLDRTFRRDGLPAQGSRKRFSKQRPRV